The following coding sequences lie in one Fusarium poae strain DAOMC 252244 chromosome 1, whole genome shotgun sequence genomic window:
- a CDS encoding hypothetical protein (TransMembrane:9 (o96-118i130-150o170-188i200-221o227-251i272-293o313-340i352-369o381-401i)) has product MSPNNDDTTSDDHEHATQDQNGYARNLNGHDVDIESGADSRKKAFPGDQEPPLRLKDRVVRVTWQWFPCTMSTGGLANLLGEQPYTFTGLQTIGKVVFILNLVLFLTFTCLMIARFCIKPRAFATSLHHPSESFFFGSFWVSIALILNGAQSYGGPATGEWFTTAMRVVFWIYYACEMIVAVSQYHIIFETERLDISEALPAWILPAYPFLVTGILAAKIAGSQPQWSAVQIIVAGLMGQGLGWMLALFIYAVYLSRLIQHPLPAPSKRPGMFIAVGPTAFTCAGLISLGTQAKSILPDDFLGNLSFPIGELWYGMSIPVGLFIWLMAIWFSALSALSVLRGVRDMEFSLTWWALIFPNVGLALATINVGKNLNSRGIQAFASALTIVLVALWFLCAAAHIRAILRRDLLAVGKDMDVEHVNKQHDKKQAKKSSKSQ; this is encoded by the exons ATGTCTCCCAATAACGACGATACTACGAGCGACGATCACGAACACGCGACCCAAGACCAAAATGGCTACGCGCGAAACCTCAACGGCCACGACGTCGATATCGAATCGGGCGCTGATAGCCGCAAAAAGGCCTTTCCAGGCGATCAAGAGCCTCCGCTACGTCTCAAAGATCGTGTCGTGAGAGTGACTTGGCAATGGTTTCCCTGCACCATGTCAACAGGTGGTCTGGCCAATCTGTTAGGCGAGCAGCCGTATACCTTTACTGGGCTGCAGACAATTGGCAAAGTTGTCTTTATTCTAAACCTCGTGTTATTCCTAACATTCACCTGCTTAATGATCGCGCGCTTCTGTATTAAACCACGAGCCTTTGCGACAAGTCTACATCATCCATCCGAGTCGTTCTTTTTCGGTTCATTTTGGGTTTCAATTGCCCTAATTCTCAATGGCGCGCAATCTTACGGAGGCCCTGCTACAGGAGAATGGTTCACCACTGCCATGAGGGTGGTTTTCTGGATATACTACGCTTGCGAAATGATTGTCGCTGTATCTCAGTATCATATTATTTTTGAGACTGAAAGACTGGACATTTCTGAGGCTCTACCTGCTTGGATTCTTCCAGCTTATCCATTCTTGGTCACTGGTATTTTGGCTGCTAAGATTGCAGGGAGTCAGCCTCAATGGAGCGCTGTTCAGATCATCGTCGCAGGTCTCATGGGACAGGGACTTGGTTGGATGCTTGCACTATTTATCTACGCTGTGTATTTATCGCGTCTGATCCAGCATCCATTGCCGGCTCCATCCAAAAGGCCTGGTATGTTTATCGCTGTCGGACCTACAG CTTTCACATGCGCTGGACTGATCTCACTCGGAACACAAGCCAAGTCCATTTTACCAGACGATTTTCTCGGCAATTTGAGCTTCCCTATCGGAGAACTCTGGTATGGAATGTCTATCCCTGTAGGCCTTTTCATCTGGCTTATGGCCATTTGGTTCTCCGCTCTTTCGGCCCTGTCAGTTCTGCGAGGCGTGCGCGACATGGAATTCAGTCTGACATGGTGGGCACTTATTTTCCCCAACGTTGGACTTGCTCTCGCAACTATTAATGTGGGAAAGAATCTCAATTCGCGGGGTATCCAAGCATTTGCCTCAGCTTTGACTATTGTTCTTGTTGCTCTGTGGTTTCTCTGCGCGGCTGCTCATATCAGGGCCATTCTCAGAAGAGATTTGCTTGCCGTCGGAAAAGACATGGACGTGGAGCATGTCAATAAGCAACACGACAAGAAACAAGCGAAGAAAAGTTCAAAGTCGCAGTAA
- a CDS encoding hypothetical protein (TransMembrane:1 (o28-48i)) — protein MAGTTFTELHLAFDRWVGETLDHPLGRYFMAGVGSSLVVILVAIVSFFNRSKTPNVPILLQDEIGNARKRALEYCFNPREVMEKGYKKFKNQVFGLDTQDGLKLVIPPSYLDTLKSHPALSFKASIDNDMQIDYTYFGGPPEYVIHAIKANLTGSLPAFVPLLHEMARKNMPKVMGLYKDWTPVKVHDRVLRLVATNNARAFQGTAASEDEEWLSASTGYVLACFDCIRALKQWHPWLRPLVYRFIPERAAIKDQWAKGRKRVMASMKERQEKGGNLEDPPTMLDHLSNGRNAPMANDIEMQLVHQMNLIAVGTVTTYSSTTQAIYDLATHPEYVPILRQEVESMPRGPNGTFTRDSILAMEKLDSFIKESQRLHSPDLSTFQRAAIADMTLPDGTFVPKGTKMEINTCSIHADKDLYENPGEFDGLRFYKMRQGPGQEAKYQYSSVGRGDLSWGFGRHACPGRYLSAINIKLIMSELLMNYDIKLCDGASRPPNIEFEVLCSPDPNYEILMKSRDH, from the exons ATGGCGGGCACGACTTTCACAGAACTTCACCTTGCTTTCGATCGATGGGTTGGCGAGACTCTTGATCACCCCTTGGGGCGGTACTTTATGGCTGGAGTGGGATCATCTTTGGTCGTCATTCTTGTGGCCATTGTTAGTTTCTTCAACCGCAGCAAGACTCCCAATGTCCCGATTCTACTCCAAGACGAGATCGGAAATGCAAGGAAGCGTGCTCTCGAGTATTGCTTCAACCCACGCGAGGTCATGGAGAAAGGGTACAAGAAG TTCAAAAACCAAGTCTTTGGTCTTGATACACAAGACG GGCTCAAACTCGTCATACCCCCAAGCTACCTAGATACACTGAAGAGTCATCCCGCTCTCAGCTTCAAAGCTTCGATCGACAAT GACATGCAAATCGATTATACATATTTCGGTGGCCCACCAGAATATGTCATCCACGCAATCAAAGCCAATCTTACAGGATCACTGC CTGCATTTGTACCTTTGCTCCACGAGATGGCGCGTAAGAATATGCCCAAAGTTATGGGTTTGTATAAAG ACTGGACACCAGTCAAAGTCCATGACCGCGTACTCCGCCTCGTCGCAACGAACAACGCTCGCGCATTCCAGGGCACAGCTGCtagcgaggatgaagaatggCTCTCGGCATCCACCGGTTACGTGCTAGCTTGCTTCGACTGTATTCGCGCTTTGAAGCAGTGGCATCCATGGCTCCGACCGCTTGTCTACAGGTTCATCCCGGAGCGGGCTGCTATCAAGGATCAATGGGCCAAGGGTCGCAAACGTGTGATGGCATCCATGAAAGAGAGACAAGAAAAAGGAGGAAATCTGGAAGATCCACCAACAATGTTGGACCATTTGAGCAATGGTAGGAATGCGCCAATGGCCAACGACATTGAGATGCAGCTGGTTCATCAGATGAATTTGATCGCGGTTGGTACTGTCACAACCTATTCTTCCACGACACAAGCTATCTACGATCTTGCCACTCATCCCGAATATGTTCCCATACTACGACAGGAGGTTGAATCCATGCCTCGGGGCCCTAATGGAACTTTCACTCGGGATTCAATCTTGGCAATGGAGAAGCTTGACAGCTTCATCAAGGAGAGTCAGCGCCTCCACTCTCCCGACCTTT CCACCTTCCAACGAGCAGCAATTGCGGACATGACACTACCTGATGGAACATTCGTCCCCAAAGGCACGAAGATGGAGATCAACACCTGCTCCATCCACGCAGACAAGGATCTGTACGAGAACCCAGGTGAATTTGACGGCCTTCGCTTCTACAAGATGCGCCAGGGTCCTGGTCAAGAGGCCAAGTACCAGTACTCTAGTGTGGGCCGAGGAGATCTTTCTTGGGGTTTCGGACGACACGCCTGCCCTGGGAGGTACCTCAGCgccatcaacatcaagctcATCATGTCCGAGCTCTTGATGAACTATGACATCAAGTTGTGTGATGGGGCAAGCCGACCGCCAAACATCGAATTTGAAGTCCTT TGCTCTCCCGATCCCAATTACGAGATTTTGATGAAGAGCAGAGACCATTAG